From the Corythoichthys intestinalis isolate RoL2023-P3 chromosome 13, ASM3026506v1, whole genome shotgun sequence genome, one window contains:
- the b2m gene encoding beta-2-microglobulin, producing MVVLKMKLVTAVIFLSAMYWKVDSKFQSPTVQVYSHLPGQFGEPNTLICHVSQFHPPDISIQLLKNGKELTDAFETDLSFEKNWQFHLTKHIQFTPSKDDKYICRVTHSTDPAKFIDWDPNM from the exons ATGGTCGTTTTGAAGATGAAGCTCGTAACAGCTGTCATTTTTCTGTCGGCGATGTACTGGAAAGTGGATTCCAAATTTC AGTCCCCGACAGTCCAGGTGTACAGTCATCTGCCTGGACAGTTCGGGGAGCCGAACACCCTGATCTGCCACGTGAGCCAGTTCCACCCGCCTGACATCTCAATCCAGTTGTTGAAGAACGGAAAGGAACTGACAGACGCCTTTGAGACCGACTTGAGCTTCGAGAAGAACTGGCAATTCCATCTGACCAAGCATATTCAGTTCACACCTTCCAAGGATGACAAATACATCTGCCGGGTTACTCATTCGACAGACCCCGCTAAATTCATCGACTGGG ATCCCAATATGTGA
- the irak3 gene encoding interleukin-1 receptor-associated kinase 3 → MDPHTFLYDVSSLFIDRFCEIMDTGCHRYGWRGLAARILPSFTEVRVYERMEAGGRSPTRELLWSWAQQNSQVRDLLKVLQDMGHFRAMQLFQDQCHAVQGTYLPLINECEPTELVSTANTKESIKFETSHRHESSGKPWPLISLQNIQEGTRDFHNEMRISEGCFSDIYLAHIEGVKFAVKLFKQVDNVSWKRLWDVFRKEVEIHRLCQHPNIIECLGCFSDERCYCLVYPYLPKGSLFHRLHRENSVPPLSWQERVNILKGVAKALHHLHTSEPSAVICGNLSSSNVLLDDSLQPKLSDFSLAQLRPHSVNRHHTITLDTNVYGNPGYLPVEYLRNGKLSAGLDVFSFGMVVMETVTGRKVVEELPKHMLLRDLLCSEAEKSGSVDSCLQFVDTSAGLWPTSWARSLLNLSLQCVASHRCRPSMDGVLQALSQLLPPPSCSSLDRPHSLDDGVPIQVQGTSLHSVAVEDDEQCGFSGSSATQARPCECSQSEVTYLRVTEAKGRDPPYKSWPVQCSCQAETGGLACEDCRANGFSSTCPQLAE, encoded by the exons ATGGACCCCCACACGTTCCTCTACGATGTCTCGTCGTTGTTCATTGATAGGTTTTGCGAAATCATGGACACTGGATGTCACCGTTATGGATGGCGTGGATTAG CCGCTCGAATCCTCCCTAGCTTCACAGAGGTTCGCGTGTATGAGCGCATGGAGGCAGGTGGTCGCAGTCCCACCAGGGAGCTGCTATGGTCTTGGGCCCAGCAGAATTCCCAAGTGCGGGACCTCCTTAAAGTGTTGCAGGACATGGGGCACTTTAGGGCTATGCAACTCTTTCAGGATCAATGTCATGCAGTCCAAG GGACATACTTGCCTCTTATAAATGAATGTGAACCAACAGAACTGGTGTCAACAGCTAATACAAAG GAGTCCATCAAATTTGAGAcgagtcatcgtcatgaaagttCTG GTAAACCGTGGCCGCTGATCAGTTTGCAGAACATCCAAGAGGGAACCAGGGATTTTCACAACGAAATGAGAATTTCAGAGGGCTGCTTCTCTGACATCTATCTGGCTCACATCGAGGGCGTGAAGTTTGCAGTCAAGCTTTTCAAACAG GTGGATAATGTCTCTTGGAAGAGACTGTGGGATGTTTTCCGAAAAGAAGTGGAAATTCACAGATT ATGCCAACATCCAAACATCATAGAGTGTTTGGGCTGCTTTTCTGATGAAAGGTGTTACTGTCTGGTCTATCCTTACTTGCCCAAGGGATCGCTCTTCCACAGACTCCACCGGGAG AACAGTGTTCCACCTTTGTCATGGCAAGAACGCGTCAACATCTTAAAGGGGGTTGCGAAGGCCTTACATCACCTCCATACATCTGAACCAAGCGCGGTCATCTGTGGGAATCTCTCCAG TTCGAACGTTCTCCTGGACGACTCCTTGCAACCCAAACTGTCCGATTTTAGTTTGGCGCAACTCCGGCCTCATTCGGTGAACCGTCATCACACCATCACCCTGGACACCAATGTCTACGGCAACCCGGGGTACCTCCCCGTAGAGTACCTGCGGAATGGCAAACTCTCGGCCGGCTTGGATGTTTTCAGCTTCGGGATG gttgtcatggaaacggtGACAGGACGCAAAGTCGTAGAGGAGTTGCCCAAACACATGCTGCTG agagATTTGCTTTGCTCGGAAGCAGAAAAGAGCGGAAGCGTCGACTCTTGTCTGCAGTTTGTGGACACGTCAGCTGGTCTTTGGCCAACATCTTGGGCCCGCAGTCTACTGAATCTTTCCTTACAATGTGTCGCGAGCCACCGCTGCAGACCCAGCATGGACGGT GTTCTTCAAGCATTGAGTCAGCTACTTCCACCGCCCAGCTGCTCGTCCTTGGACCGCCCTCACAGCCTAGATGATGGCGTCCCTATTCAAGTCCAGGGTACATCGTTGCACAGCGTCGCCGTGGAGGACGACGAACAGTGCGGCTTCTCCGGCTCGTCGGCGACGCAAGCTAGGCCTTGCGAATGCAGTCAGTCCGAGGTGACGTACTTACGCGTCACCGAGGCCAAAGGAAGAGACCCGCCATACAAAAGCTGGCCCGTACAGTGCAGCTGCCAAGCTGAAACGGGAGGTCTGGCCTGTGAAGACTGCAGGGCCAATGGTTTTAGCAGCACTTGCCCACAGTTAGCAGAGTAA